GCGGGCGCGCGTCGCAGGGCGCCATGCAGCCTGAGCCCCCAATGTTCGCCGGGAGAATTGCATGAAGACAACGCTGACCGAACTGGTCGACGTGATTATTGAACGCATCGAGCAACATCCCGACACGGCTCCCACCGAACACGGCATACGCTCCTGGCTGGTCCGGCAGGGCTATAACAAGCGCGACATCGAGGCGGTCCTGAAGCTGGTGCGGCCGCGTTTCGAAGCGCTGCGGCATATGGGACGCCGGGGTCTGGGCACGGTGCGGCAATTAACCCCCTACGAGGAGTACAAGCTGTCGCCGGAAGCACGGGACACGCTCGTGCGCCTCGAGTTGTTCGGGCTTATCGAGCCGTACGAAAGAGAAATGATCCTCGACCGTCTGGCCCAATTCGAGGGCGAAGTCGGGATGGATGAGCTTGACTATCTCCTGTCCTGGCTGGTGTACAGCTCCCGTGACGTCGAGTCGCAGCAGACGATCTTCAACGTGTTCGAAGGCAATCAG
The DNA window shown above is from Candidatus Hydrogenedentota bacterium and carries:
- a CDS encoding DUF494 family protein; the protein is MKTTLTELVDVIIERIEQHPDTAPTEHGIRSWLVRQGYNKRDIEAVLKLVRPRFEALRHMGRRGLGTVRQLTPYEEYKLSPEARDTLVRLELFGLIEPYEREMILDRLAQFEGEVGMDELDYLLSWLVYSSRDVESQQTIFNVFEGNQKTIH